CTTTAAGGGTAGAAAATGCAAGGAGAATAGGACAGGGTATTATTGATAATATTCCTGTAGATAAAAACTGGAAAGTTATGGATTTTGGAGCAGGGACGGGGCTTTTGACGTTTTATATTCAACCCTACGTTAAAGAAATAGACGCTATAGATAACTCAAAGGGAATGCTTGAGGTTTTACAGGAAAAAGTAAGAAAAGCAGGAGTTTCAAATATAAATCCTGTTTTTAAAGACCTTGAAAAGGATGAACTTGGAAGTGAAGAGTATGACCTTGTTGTAAGTAGTATGACACTTCACCATATAAAAGATGTAGAGTCTTTATTACGAAAATTAAAAAAATCTTTGAAAGAAGGTGGATATATAGCTATTGCAGATTTAGAGGAAGAAGAAGGAGATTTTCATTCTGATAATAAAGGTGTTTATCATTTCGGTTTTTCCAAAGAAA
This Phorcysia thermohydrogeniphila DNA region includes the following protein-coding sequences:
- a CDS encoding class I SAM-dependent methyltransferase; amino-acid sequence: MFDELAKNWDEKPLRVENARRIGQGIIDNIPVDKNWKVMDFGAGTGLLTFYIQPYVKEIDAIDNSKGMLEVLQEKVRKAGVSNINPVFKDLEKDELGSEEYDLVVSSMTLHHIKDVESLLRKLKKSLKEGGYIAIADLEEEEGDFHSDNKGVYHFGFSKEKMRGYFEKLGFKDIRLFTVNIINKNNKEYPVFLAIGRK